CTTTTCAACGTCACGCGAAACTTCGCCTTCGTCGCCATCGTCGCGCTCGGCATGATGGCGGTGATCGTCACAGGCGGCATCGATATTTCGGTCGGCTCGACGATCGGCATCAGCGGAATCGTGCTCTCGGTCGTCATGAACGCGGGCTACCCGATCTGGGCCGGCATCGGCATGGGGCTGCTGACCGCCGGGCTCGTCGGCCTCGTCAACGGCGTGCTCATCGCGTATCTCGGCATGCAGCCTTTCGTCGTGACGCTCGCCATGCTGAGCGTCGGCCGCAGCCTCGCGCTCGTGATTTCCCGCAGCCGGACCATTTTCGATTTCGGCCCCGACGGCAGCAAGCTCCTCGCGCTCGGCGGCGGCTCGACACTCGGTGTCGCCAATCCGGTGTGGTTCCTGATCCTGCTCGGGCTGCTGTTCTGGTTCGCGTTCGGCTGGACGCGCTGGGGGCGCTACGTCTTCGCGATCGGCGGCAACCGTCATGCGGCGAATCTCACCGGCGTGCCGGTGCGCGGCATCGTCTGCTCCGTTTATGTGCTGTGCGGCCTCATGGCGGGCGTCGCGGCGATTCTCGAAGTCGGCTGGCTAGGCGCGGTGACGACAGGCCTCGGCACCGGTGACGAACTGCGCGTGATCGCTGCCACCGTGGTCGGCGGGACCAATCTGGCGGGCGGGGTCGGCAGCGCCTTCGGAACGGTCGTCGGCGCGGCGCTCATCGAAGTGATCCGCAACAGCCTGATCCTGCTCGGCGTCGACGCATTCTGGCAGGGGACCGTCGTCGGCACATTCATCATCGTCGCGGTGCTCTTTAACCGGCTCGGCGGCGAGCGGCAAGGCGATTGAAATGTCTTCGGATGCACCGGCAGCTTCGCGACAGGTGCCGCGAAGCTGCCGGATTAGTCGCGGAACTGCCGGACGCACCGGTTCGCAAAACCGCAAGGTTCCGCTCAAAGGCCGAAACCCGATTTTGGGCCTGCCGCGGGATCGGTGTGAAAACTGTGTGGGCAGACATGGGCACCGCAGAGCCGGCGCCGAACAGGAGGAAACAATGAAGAAACTGTGGATGCGTCTTGCCGTGGCCGGAGGACTCGCGATGCTGGCGTCTCCGGGATTCGCGGCCGATAAGACCCTCGCGCTGGTGGTAAAGGGTCTCGACAACCCGTACTTCGACCTCATGCATCAAGGATGCGAACGGGCCAACAAGGAACTCAACAAACAAGGCTACAACTGCTACTACACCGGCCCCGCGACCGCCGCGGACGAGAGCGCGCAAGTGCAGATCATCGACGACCTGTTTACCAAAGGCGTCGCGAGCATGGCGATCTCGCCCGCGAACGCGCCGGCCGTGGGCGAGGTGTTGCGCCGCCGCGGCGGATCGGTCCCGATCATCACCGCGGATGCCGATCTGCTGCCGAAGGATGCCTCGCTGCGCAAGAGCTACGTCGGCACCGACAACTACGAGCTGGGCGCCAAGCTCGGCGAGCAGTTGAAGATGCTGATGCCGAAGGGCGGCAATGTCTGCCTCGTGATGGGCAATCCGGCGGCCGAGAACATCAACCAGCGGGCCCAGGGCGCGCGCGACGTGCTGTCCGGGAAGAAAGGCGTCACGAAGCTCGCAGGCGAGAACGGCTGGCATGAGATCAGTGGCTGCCCGCTCTACTCGAACGACGACGCCGCCAAGGCGAACCAGATGATGCAGGATACGCTGACCGCCAACCCTACCGGTCTCGACGCCTTTCTGCTGGCGGGCGGCTGGCCGCTCTTTGCGCCGCAGGCCTTTTCGCAGGTCGTCGCGCCGATCATGGACAAGATCAAGAACGGCAAGTTCGTGATCGTCTCGGCGGATACGCTCGGGCCCGAACTGCAGGCGCTCAAGGACCGCAAGGTGAATGTGCTGGTCGGCCAGCGGCCGGAGGAAATGGGCTACCGTGCCGCAATGGTCATGCGTGATCTCGCGGAAGGGAAGACGGTGCCTCCGGTCATCCACACCGGACTCGACGTCTGCACGTGGAAGAACGCCGACACTTGCCTGAAGCATTGAAGGCACTGCGGCCCACGTTATGACGACGACGCGGGCGATGCGGGAGCCGGGTCGGCGCTGGCCCGGCTCTCTCTAATGTGGAAAGCGCGCGGGCTGGAGGGTGAGACGGGCCAGTTTATGGATTTGTCGCAATAAGGAAGGCGGGTCAAACAGACATCGATATGATGAGGACTACTCATGCGAACAACGAGAAGAATTACATCAAGCGGATAGTGCAGGCGCTTGAGCACCTTCGCCACAGCCGGATTCAGGTTCTGCTTCATCGATCAAATCGTTCGCCTCGTTGCCTGCAGCATTCTGACTACTACGCGCACCGGAGTGCCAGGCCGAGCTCAAGGAGCCTGCAGGAGCAGACCCACGTCAAGGCAGCATTTGCCGCCAGCGGCGCGAGCTACGGCAGCCGGCGTGTAATGCATGCGCTGCGCGATTTACGCCGCGAGCACCTCCATGCTCTTACGCTCGAACGCATTACCCTCGCAGTCGAACAGATGGCAGTGTTCCGGCGCCGCACCTAGCTTCTGCATCTCGCCCTTTGCATGCCGTTCGAACGGAGCAATTCGGGCAATCAGCCCCTCCGGAGCAACCTCCGACTCCGCGTAAAGGTACGCTGCGTCGCCCAACGATTCGACCGTCATCGTGCGTGCAGACACGCCGTACTCTTCAACCTCCACGTGAAGATGCTCCGGCCGAATACCCACGGTCACGCGCTCCCCCTCCCGCACCCCCCTCGGCTCTACAGCCACGCACTGCCTCTCGCCGGTCCCGTAGGACACCACCACCCCATCGCGCGACACCGACTGCACCACCCCTTCGAGAAAGTTCATCTTCGGCGAACCGATGAACCCCGCCACGAAGCGGTTCGCTGGCGCATGATAGAGCTGGTTCGGGGAGCCCACCTGTTCCAGTTTGCCCGCCGACAGCACGACGATCCTGTCGGCCAGCGTCATCGCTTCGACCTGATCGTGCGTCACATAGATCATGGTGGCCTTAAGCTCGTCATGCAGCCGCGCGAACTCGAGCCGCATCTTCACGCGCAGCGCCGCATCGAGATTCGAAAGCGGCTCGTCGAACAGGAACACCGTGGGCTTTCTCGTGATCGCGCGGCCGATCGCGACGCGCTGGCGCTGGCCGCCCGAGAGCTGCCTGGGCTTGCGCTCGAGCAAATGATCGATATGCAGGATCTTCGCGGCGCTCTTCACGGCCGCGTCGATCTCAGGCTTCTTCGTACCCGCGAGCTTCAGACCGAACGCCATGTTGTCGTAGAGCGTCATGTGCGGATAGAGCGCGTACGACTGGAACACCATCGCGATACCTCGCTTGGCCGGCGGCAACTCGTTCATGCGCACTCCGTCGATAGTCAGATCGCCGCCGTCAATATCCTCGAGGCCGGCGATCATGCGCATGAGCGTTGATTTCCCGCAACCGCTTGGCCCGACGAACACCACGAATTCGCCGTCCGCAATCTCGAGATTCAGGTTTCCAATGATTTCGTGACTATCGAACGCTTTTCTTATGTTGCGCAACTGAACCCGTGCCATGCGTCCCCCTTGAATTGCAGTTCGAATGATTGACTGCTTACCGTCCGCCTTCCATCCCGGCCCGCGGCCAAACGTCAGCCTTTGACGGCGCCCGCCGATAATCCACTGACGAGGAAGCGCTGAATGTAGACAAAGCACAGCGCCACCGGTACCACCGCGAGCACCGAGGCGGCCATCAGGCTGCCCCAGTCGGTCACGTGCGAGCCCTTGAATATCATGATCCCCGGCGTCAGCGTACGGCGCGCGTCGTCGTTGATCAGCACATAGCCGAACATGAATTCATTCCAGGCTGCCACGAACGCGAACGCGGCGGTTGCCACGATGCCGGGCAGGGACAATGGCAATAGCACGCGCCAGATGAAACCGAGGCGGCCGCACCCGTCGATCTCGGACGCCTCCTCGATCTCGCGCGGCACGGCATCGAAGAACCCTTTGAGCATGAACGTCGCGAGCGGAATCATGAACGTGCAATAAACGATGACCAGCCCCGAATACGTGCTCAGCAGATCCAGTTTCCGCATCAACATGTAGATGGGCACGAGCAGCAGCACCCCCGGAATCATCTGCGAAACGAGCAGCGCCGCCCCCACCGAACGTGAAGCAAGAAAGGTCGGCCAGCGACTTAGCGCATAACTGGAGAATGTCGAGACAAGCAGTGTGACGAGCGTCGAGAAAGCAGCCACGATAGCGCTATTGCGGAAATACGCGACGAATTGGCTCTGCACTAGAACATGGCGAAAATTGTCGAGCGTCGGATTTATGATCAAGAGGCTCGGCGCCAGGCTGCGCACCTCCTCCAACGGCTTGAACGCCGTATCAAGCATCCAGAGAAATGGGAACAGGCAGAAAATTGAGAACACGCCAAGCGTCAGGTACGTAAGCGTTGTATTGATCACCCGCTGCTTCCTGCCGATAATCATTGTCCCGCTCCCTTCGCGCGCCGCAATACGCCGTAGTAGTAGACAAAAAAAACACTCGCCATGAACGCCATCGACATGCTCGCGAGCGCGCAAGCCGCGCCGATGTCGTAGTCTTGCATCGCGTAGCGGTAGATCATGATGGGTAATGTGACCGACGCATTCAGCGGGCCGCCGCCCGTCATCACCCAGATGAAATCGAAATTGATCGCAGTCCATATCACATGGATGAAGATCAGCGTAAGCGACACCGTCTTCAGGTGCGGCAGCGTGATCACGAAAAAGCGCCGCACCGATCCTGCGCCGTCAATCGCGGCGGCTTCGTGAAGTTCGGCCGGAACGGCCTGCAAGGCAGCGAGCAGGCTGATCGTATAGAACGGAAAGCTGCGCCAGACATTGACAAACGTGACGGTAAACAGCGCGGTGCTCATGTCGCCTAGCCACAGGCGCGCATGATCGAGAATGCCAGCCTTGACGAGCCAGAGATTAATCACACCATAGTCGGGCGTCAGCATCCATGTCCAGTTGAGGCCGGCAACGACGATCGGAATAACCCACGGTATGATGATCGCCCCTCTAAAGAGCGCTCTGCCCCGAACCGGCTGCGTGAGCGCGACGGCCGAGGCAAGACCCAGCGCGTATTCACCGGCGACCGAAAGCCCGGTCCACAAAAGCGAATTGCGCAACGCGGGGCCGAACTGATCGTCGTCGAAGATCGTGCGATAGTTCTCCAGGCCCGCGAAGCCGGTCACCGATGGATTGGTCAGATTGGAAAACTGGAAGCTGCGCCACAGCACATTGAGCAGCGGATACGCGATGAGAATCAGGAAAAACAATGCGGCAGGCGTGACGAAATACCACGCTACCCGGCGCATCTGCGCAACGCGGCTCGGCGTTCTCCGGACTGGCCGGACTTCGTTGCGCATGGGCGCGACGACATCCAGTACCTCGCGCCTCATCGACTCTCCGGGCATTCGTTGCATTGCTTTCCCCCGCGTGAGGTGATGCCGCTCAAACGCTGCTCAGCTCACCCGACTGACGCAGCGCCTTGTTGATCGCCTTGCCGAGCCATTGCGCCACCGCCTGTGGATCTTCCTTCTTGAGCAGGACGAGGCCGATCGATTCCTCCATCGCGCGGGTGATCGAACCCAGCGCGACGGGCGGAAAACCGACGCCCGTCGGTGCAAGCACCATGAAGTCGCGGCCCCATTTCGTCGGGCTGATCACGTCCTCGCGGGGCGAGCGTTCCTGGTGCACCGCGCTTTGATAATCCTTGCTCAGCATAAAGGAAGCGAACTCCCAAGCCTCCTGCTGATGCTTACCCTTGAAGACATAGAACGGATTGATCTCGAGAAAAGTAGCCGGCTTCTGGCTGTACGGCGGCGCGGTGATCTTCACATCCTTCATCTTGTCGGGATTCTGCTCGGCGCGGCTCTTCATCCATGCGCCATCGATGACCATCGCGTATTGGCCTAGCGCGCTGTTCGTGTCCTCTTCCTCATAACCCCAACTACTCGCTTCCGGCGCGATGACCTGCTTGTCGAGCAGCTCCTTGTAGAACGCGAAGACCTTGGTAGCGTTCGCGAGTTCTTTCGGATCATCGCCCCACGTGTTCCGGTATTTGCCGTCGCTCATGCGCCTTGCCAGCAGGGCATTACTTTGGGCGAGGTACATCAGCAATTCCTGTGGCGAACGAACACCCGTACCCGCAATGCCGAAACCGTATTTTCCGGTCGCCTTGCGGATCTTCTCGCTATCGCTCACCAGTTCGTCCCACGTCTTCGGCGGCGCCTCGATGCCGGCCTTTTTCAACATGTCCTCGTGATACAGCAGGGCCCGGATTCCGAGGTAGTGCGGCAACGCCATGAGCTTGCCGTCGATCGTCACGTCTTTCAGGGCGTTCGGGTAGATCTGGGCGCGGTCCGGCCAGCGAGCCGCGTACGGCGTAAGGTCGACCAGCGCATTCATCCGGTTGAGTTCGCCTAGCCACTCGATCAGCCCCCAGCTGAGGTCCGGGGCATCTCCCCCAGCAATCGACGTGATCAACTTGTCGTGCAGCGCGTCGAATGCGATGTTCTGGACGTTGATCTTGATATTCGGATGAGACTGTTCGAACGAGGCAATCTGTTTGGTCGCGGCGATCGCGTCGGCCTGCTGGGGATCCCACGCGACCCAGAAGTTCAGGTTCACGGTCTCGGCGCGGACGGTGAGCGCAGCGCAGGAAGCCAGCAGCGAGCCGACCAGCAGCCCGATTCTCAACAGTTTCATTGAATGTCTCCGTGTCGTTGTCTTGTTCGGAGCAGGATCGCGGCTGCTCCTTTCGTTTTGATACGGCTTCGAATGCACGAGAGAACAAGCCCCTCGTATGCGCGGCGTTACGCTACCACCTGCTGATCGGGCGCGGTACCTCCCTTTCGCTTTGCGCGTGCCTCGCGTATTTGCTCGACCGAGCGCACCGGCATGCTGGCCGCCCCCTGCCAGTCGCGGGTCTTGACCTTACCCGCCGCCAGGCGCTGCTTCGCACCGTCGATTGCATGTGCGTACTGCGGCAACCACTGGGCCTGCGCGACGAGCATTTCGTCGGCCATCTGCCAGACTTCATCGGGCGTGCAAATCGCGCCGGTCAATGGATCGTTGAGCATCGCAAGCTTGAGCAGTTCGACGTCACCTGACACGGCCGCCTTGACCGCCATGCGCTGCACGTTGATCGAAGCCTGGCAAACGGTCGCGCAAGCATCCGGCAAAGTAATGCCGGCCGCCATGTTCAAGCCGAAGCGATCGACGAAGCCCGTCGTCTCGACGATCGCGTCGCGCGGCAGATTGGTGACGAGACCCTTGTTCTTGACGTTGAAGTGGCCGCGATAGATCTTGCCCGTCTCGAGTGCCTCGATGATGTGACTTGCATGCTCGTCGCTGCGCTGTGCCGGGTCCAACGGCAGGCTAGCCTCGTCCAGGTAGCGCGGGAACTCTTCTTCGAACCAGCTGCGGCCTTCGATGCACACCCGAAGGTAGCCTCCCGTCTCGCCGTGAATCCATTCCGACATGTCAATCCAGCGGGCGATGTCCTCGGGACGCTTGCGGTACCAGGGCAAATACTCGGACAGGTGCCCGTTGCTCTCGGTCGAATAAACGCCGAAACGCTTGAGGACGTCGATGCGCACCTTCTCCTGTTGCGAGTATGCCGGGTGGCGCTCAAAACCTTCGATCAATTCCTCCTTCGTGACGCGGCGGCCTTTGTAGCGCACATCGACATACCAGGTCTGGTGGTTGATCCCTGAACACACGTATTCGACGTCGTGGGGATTTTCCGCGCCAAGCACCTCGGCGATCTGGCGCCAGCCATGCTGAACGCCGTGGCACAGGCCGATCGTGTCCACGCCGCCGTGATCGATCGCCGCCCAGGTGTTCATCGCCATTGGGTTCGCATAATTCAGCAGCTTTGCCCCCGGCTCGGCCACGGCGCGGATGTCGGCACAAAAGTCGAGGATGGCGTTGACCGACCGCTGTCCATACATGATTCCACCCGCGCAGATCGTGTCGCCCACGCACTGGTCCACTCCATAGCGCAGCGGAATGCGGATGTCGTCCGCGAATGCCTCGAGTCCGCCGAGGCGCACGCAGTTGATCACATACCGCGCGCCCTCGAGCGCCTCGCGCCGCTCGGTTGTCGCGGTAATGCGCGTCGCGAAGCGGTTGACCTCGACGAGACGGTCGAGAATCTGCCGGATCATCGAGAGATTGTGCTCGTTGAAATCAGTCAACGCGATTTCGATGTCCCGCAGCGCCGGGACGCTCAGCAAATCTCTAACCAGGGTACGGGTAAATCCGACGCTTCCCGCACCGATGATCGCAATCTTGAAGGGGGCCGTCAATGTGCTCTCCTCGGCTAATGTCGAAACGCGTCCGCCCGAGTGGCGGTCTTGATCTGTCGGCAGCTTGCTGGTATTCACTTACCGATTTGCAGATGGTAAGGTTGTTTGCCTCTTGCGTGACGACATTCTGAGCGAGCGCCAAGGGCCTGACCAGAGGGAAACTGTGCGGTTATGGGTAATTTTGTGCTCCAGAGATTATTCGATCGTGGCCCATTCAGCCGGCCGATTTCCCTGCCGCAGCGGCGCGATCGCCTTCACGTCATGCCCACGAGCACTGGCTACGAAATCGCCACCGGCCGCCCTTACGACTGGGATGGTCGCGCGCGCGGCTCCATGCCGTTTTCCGTGCTGCAGCACTGTCTCGCAGGCGAAGGGCAGTTGAGCTACGAACGGCATCACTACCGGATCGGCCCGGGCGAGACCATGCTCGTGGTTATCCCGCATCAGCATCGCTACTGGGTGCCGGACGGCGGTTACTGGGAGTTTTTCTGGATCGCCATGACCGGACAGGAAGCGCTACGCCTGCACAATGCAATCATTGCCGCCGTCGGGCCGGTTTTCTCACTGAAGCCCGAGACGATTGAACGTCTGGCGCAATGCACGCTTGACCTCGGCGACAGCTCGCTGGAAGCGCCCGGGATGGCATCTGCGTGCGCTTATGCGGCAACCATGGCGCTCTACGACGACCTGCTCGGACCACATGAGGCTGCGCGACATGACGCCAATCACCGGCTGACCGAGCGTGTCGTCGAACATATCCGGCAAAACCTGGAGAGCGATCTTGACGTGCAAGGCCTCGCGGATCTCGCCGGGCTGAGCCGGGCGCATTTCACACGTGTATTCGCGGCCAGCGAAGGCACGTCGCCTGCTGAGTTTGTTTTGCTCGAACGTATGCGTCGTGCGGCGCGGCTGCTGACGAGCGGCACGCTCAGTGTCAAGGTCATTGCAAACCGTTGCGGCTTCGAAGATCCGAATTACTTCGCCAAGGTATTCCGCCGGACCTACGGCATCAGCCCATCGCAGTTCAGAAGCACGGGGATGTACTCCGCGCCTCGCGGGACGCGTATTGTCGTGCCGAGATGACGCCGGAAGGCGGGCAGTAGTTGCCCTGCGGTTCGGCAGGCCGACACTTTATGGTGGTGTGGTCCTTGCTCAATCACCGCTTGCTGGCGTCTCCGGGATTCGCGGCCGATAAGACCCTCGCGCTGGTGGTGAAGGGTCTCGACAACCCGTACTTCGACCTCATGCATCAAGGATGCGAACGGGCCAACAAGGAACTCAACAAACAGGGCTACAACTGCTACTACACCGGCCCCGCGACCGCCGCGGACGAGAGCGCGCAAGTGCAGATCATCGACGACCTGTTTACCAAAGGCGTCGCAAGCATGGCGATCTCGCCCGCGAACGCGCCGGCCGTGGGCGAGGTGTTGCGCCGCCGCGGCGGATCGGTCCCGATCATCACCGCGGATGCCGATCTGCTGCCGAAGGATGCCTCGCTGCGCAAGAGCTACGTCGGCACCGACAACTACGAGCTGGGCGCCAAGCTCGGCGAGCAGTTGAAGATGCTGATGCCGAAGGGCGGCAATGTCTGCCTCGTGATGGGCAATCCGGCGGCGGAGAACATCAACCAGCGGGCCCAGGGCGCGCGCGACGTGCTGTCCGGGAAGAAAGGCGTCACGAAGCTCGCAGGCGAGAACGGCTGGCATGAGATCAGTGGCTGCCCGCTCTACTCGAACGACGACACCGCCAAGGCGAACCAGATGATGCAGGATACGCTGACCGCCAACCCTACCGGTCTCGACGCCTTTCTGCTGGCGGGCGGCTGGCCGCTCTTTGCGCCGCAGGCCTTTTCGCAGGTCGTCGCGCCGATCATGGACAAGATCAAGAACGGCAAGTTCGTGATCGTCTCGGCGGATACGCTCGGGCCCGAACTGCAGGCGCTCAAGGACCGCAAGGTGAATGTGCTCGTCGGCCAGCGGCCCGAGGAAATGGGCTACCGTGCCGCAATGGTCATGCGTGATCTCGCGGAAGGGAAGACGGTGCCGCCGGTCATCCACACCGGACTCGACGTCTGCACGTGGAAGAACGCCGACACTTGCCTGAAGCATTGACGGCACTGCGGCCCACGTTATGACGATGACGCGGGCGATGCGGGAGCCGGGTCGGCACTGACCCGGCTCTCTCGACGACAACCATGCGGATGCCGAGCAGCGAGACAAGGCACCTCAACAGTTGAGGCGGAATCCACGCCGTTACATCCCAACTGTCACCCGTATTGCCCTCGCGCGCTTCAGATTGCGGTATCGTGCAAGAGCCCACAGCGGAAAGAATTTGCGGTAGCCGTGGTAGCGCAGATAAAACACGCGGGGAAAACCGGTTCCGGTGAAAGGTGCCTCGTCCCACAGGCCATCCTCTTGCTGCTGTGCGAGAAGATAATCAATTCCGCGCGCGACCGCTTCCCCGTTCACCTCTCCCGCCGCCATCAGCCCGAGCAACGCCCAGGCAGTCTGTGACGCAACGCTCGGTGCGCGTTCATAGCCCCGATAGTCGAGCTTGTAGCTCGTGCCGTCTTCCCCCCAACCGCCATCCTCATTCTGGATCGACTCGAGCCATTGGACGGCGCGCCTCATCCGGGTGTCAGTGTGAGAAAGGCCAGCCGCGTTCAGAGCACACAATGCACTCCACGTGCCATAGATGTAATTCATACCCCAGCGGCCGTACCAGCTTCCGTCATTCTCCTGCTCCTTGAGTAGATAGGTGAACGCACGGCGCGCCGCGTCGCTCGTGACCGGTGTTTCGCCGATCTGCGCGAGCATCGACAGACAGCGAGCGGACACGTCGGCCGTCGGTGGATCAAGTAGTGCGCCGTGATCGGAAAAGGGAATATTGTTGAGATAGTACTGAGTGTTTTCCGGCTCGAATGCGCCCCAGCCGCCATCACTGCTCTGCATTCCGACGACCCATTCGCGCGCTCGCGCGATTGACTCGCGATAGACGTCGGCACCTTGAAGGCTCGCCAGTCTGTCCATCGCCATCACGACAACCGCGGTATCGTCGACGTCCGGATAATGCGGGTTCGCGTACTGAAACGCCCAGCCCCCCGGCCGCACATGCGGTCGGCGTGAGATCCAGTCGCCACGAACGTCGAGGATCTGCAACGGACGCAGCCATTGCA
This is a stretch of genomic DNA from Paraburkholderia sp. HP33-1. It encodes these proteins:
- a CDS encoding ABC transporter permease — translated: MPTLLDDPQSARTHTRWSGLLASQVFWVVLATIVACIALSFATSTFATSENLFNVTRNFAFVAIVALGMMAVIVTGGIDISVGSTIGISGIVLSVVMNAGYPIWAGIGMGLLTAGLVGLVNGVLIAYLGMQPFVVTLAMLSVGRSLALVISRSRTIFDFGPDGSKLLALGGGSTLGVANPVWFLILLGLLFWFAFGWTRWGRYVFAIGGNRHAANLTGVPVRGIVCSVYVLCGLMAGVAAILEVGWLGAVTTGLGTGDELRVIAATVVGGTNLAGGVGSAFGTVVGAALIEVIRNSLILLGVDAFWQGTVVGTFIIVAVLFNRLGGERQGD
- a CDS encoding ABC transporter substrate-binding protein, producing MKLLRIGLLVGSLLASCAALTVRAETVNLNFWVAWDPQQADAIAATKQIASFEQSHPNIKINVQNIAFDALHDKLITSIAGGDAPDLSWGLIEWLGELNRMNALVDLTPYAARWPDRAQIYPNALKDVTIDGKLMALPHYLGIRALLYHEDMLKKAGIEAPPKTWDELVSDSEKIRKATGKYGFGIAGTGVRSPQELLMYLAQSNALLARRMSDGKYRNTWGDDPKELANATKVFAFYKELLDKQVIAPEASSWGYEEEDTNSALGQYAMVIDGAWMKSRAEQNPDKMKDVKITAPPYSQKPATFLEINPFYVFKGKHQQEAWEFASFMLSKDYQSAVHQERSPREDVISPTKWGRDFMVLAPTGVGFPPVALGSITRAMEESIGLVLLKKEDPQAVAQWLGKAINKALRQSGELSSV
- a CDS encoding ABC transporter ATP-binding protein, whose translation is MARVQLRNIRKAFDSHEIIGNLNLEIADGEFVVFVGPSGCGKSTLMRMIAGLEDIDGGDLTIDGVRMNELPPAKRGIAMVFQSYALYPHMTLYDNMAFGLKLAGTKKPEIDAAVKSAAKILHIDHLLERKPRQLSGGQRQRVAIGRAITRKPTVFLFDEPLSNLDAALRVKMRLEFARLHDELKATMIYVTHDQVEAMTLADRIVVLSAGKLEQVGSPNQLYHAPANRFVAGFIGSPKMNFLEGVVQSVSRDGVVVSYGTGERQCVAVEPRGVREGERVTVGIRPEHLHVEVEEYGVSARTMTVESLGDAAYLYAESEVAPEGLIARIAPFERHAKGEMQKLGAAPEHCHLFDCEGNAFERKSMEVLAA
- a CDS encoding sugar-binding protein, which gives rise to MKKLWMRLAVAGGLAMLASPGFAADKTLALVVKGLDNPYFDLMHQGCERANKELNKQGYNCYYTGPATAADESAQVQIIDDLFTKGVASMAISPANAPAVGEVLRRRGGSVPIITADADLLPKDASLRKSYVGTDNYELGAKLGEQLKMLMPKGGNVCLVMGNPAAENINQRAQGARDVLSGKKGVTKLAGENGWHEISGCPLYSNDDAAKANQMMQDTLTANPTGLDAFLLAGGWPLFAPQAFSQVVAPIMDKIKNGKFVIVSADTLGPELQALKDRKVNVLVGQRPEEMGYRAAMVMRDLAEGKTVPPVIHTGLDVCTWKNADTCLKH
- a CDS encoding sugar-binding protein; translation: MVVWSLLNHRLLASPGFAADKTLALVVKGLDNPYFDLMHQGCERANKELNKQGYNCYYTGPATAADESAQVQIIDDLFTKGVASMAISPANAPAVGEVLRRRGGSVPIITADADLLPKDASLRKSYVGTDNYELGAKLGEQLKMLMPKGGNVCLVMGNPAAENINQRAQGARDVLSGKKGVTKLAGENGWHEISGCPLYSNDDTAKANQMMQDTLTANPTGLDAFLLAGGWPLFAPQAFSQVVAPIMDKIKNGKFVIVSADTLGPELQALKDRKVNVLVGQRPEEMGYRAAMVMRDLAEGKTVPPVIHTGLDVCTWKNADTCLKH
- a CDS encoding carbohydrate ABC transporter permease, with the protein product MRNEVRPVRRTPSRVAQMRRVAWYFVTPAALFFLILIAYPLLNVLWRSFQFSNLTNPSVTGFAGLENYRTIFDDDQFGPALRNSLLWTGLSVAGEYALGLASAVALTQPVRGRALFRGAIIIPWVIPIVVAGLNWTWMLTPDYGVINLWLVKAGILDHARLWLGDMSTALFTVTFVNVWRSFPFYTISLLAALQAVPAELHEAAAIDGAGSVRRFFVITLPHLKTVSLTLIFIHVIWTAINFDFIWVMTGGGPLNASVTLPIMIYRYAMQDYDIGAACALASMSMAFMASVFFVYYYGVLRRAKGAGQ
- a CDS encoding AraC family transcriptional regulator; amino-acid sequence: MGNFVLQRLFDRGPFSRPISLPQRRDRLHVMPTSTGYEIATGRPYDWDGRARGSMPFSVLQHCLAGEGQLSYERHHYRIGPGETMLVVIPHQHRYWVPDGGYWEFFWIAMTGQEALRLHNAIIAAVGPVFSLKPETIERLAQCTLDLGDSSLEAPGMASACAYAATMALYDDLLGPHEAARHDANHRLTERVVEHIRQNLESDLDVQGLADLAGLSRAHFTRVFAASEGTSPAEFVLLERMRRAARLLTSGTLSVKVIANRCGFEDPNYFAKVFRRTYGISPSQFRSTGMYSAPRGTRIVVPR
- a CDS encoding carbohydrate ABC transporter permease produces the protein MRAREHVDGVHGECFFCLLLRRIAAREGSGTMIIGRKQRVINTTLTYLTLGVFSIFCLFPFLWMLDTAFKPLEEVRSLAPSLLIINPTLDNFRHVLVQSQFVAYFRNSAIVAAFSTLVTLLVSTFSSYALSRWPTFLASRSVGAALLVSQMIPGVLLLVPIYMLMRKLDLLSTYSGLVIVYCTFMIPLATFMLKGFFDAVPREIEEASEIDGCGRLGFIWRVLLPLSLPGIVATAAFAFVAAWNEFMFGYVLINDDARRTLTPGIMIFKGSHVTDWGSLMAASVLAVVPVALCFVYIQRFLVSGLSAGAVKG
- a CDS encoding alpha-glucosidase/alpha-galactosidase, which produces MTAPFKIAIIGAGSVGFTRTLVRDLLSVPALRDIEIALTDFNEHNLSMIRQILDRLVEVNRFATRITATTERREALEGARYVINCVRLGGLEAFADDIRIPLRYGVDQCVGDTICAGGIMYGQRSVNAILDFCADIRAVAEPGAKLLNYANPMAMNTWAAIDHGGVDTIGLCHGVQHGWRQIAEVLGAENPHDVEYVCSGINHQTWYVDVRYKGRRVTKEELIEGFERHPAYSQQEKVRIDVLKRFGVYSTESNGHLSEYLPWYRKRPEDIARWIDMSEWIHGETGGYLRVCIEGRSWFEEEFPRYLDEASLPLDPAQRSDEHASHIIEALETGKIYRGHFNVKNKGLVTNLPRDAIVETTGFVDRFGLNMAAGITLPDACATVCQASINVQRMAVKAAVSGDVELLKLAMLNDPLTGAICTPDEVWQMADEMLVAQAQWLPQYAHAIDGAKQRLAAGKVKTRDWQGAASMPVRSVEQIREARAKRKGGTAPDQQVVA
- the shc gene encoding squalene--hopene cyclase, whose amino-acid sequence is VVHEDEAYCQPCLSPVWDTSLASHALLETGDPLAQAAVQRALQWLRPLQILDVRGDWISRRPHVRPGGWAFQYANPHYPDVDDTAVVVMAMDRLASLQGADVYRESIARAREWVVGMQSSDGGWGAFEPENTQYYLNNIPFSDHGALLDPPTADVSARCLSMLAQIGETPVTSDAARRAFTYLLKEQENDGSWYGRWGMNYIYGTWSALCALNAAGLSHTDTRMRRAVQWLESIQNEDGGWGEDGTSYKLDYRGYERAPSVASQTAWALLGLMAAGEVNGEAVARGIDYLLAQQQEDGLWDEAPFTGTGFPRVFYLRYHGYRKFFPLWALARYRNLKRARAIRVTVGM